Proteins from a single region of Urocitellus parryii isolate mUroPar1 chromosome 4, mUroPar1.hap1, whole genome shotgun sequence:
- the Nrarp gene encoding notch-regulated ankyrin repeat-containing protein gives MSQAELSTCSAPQTQRIFQEAVRKGNTQELQSLLQNMTNCEFNVNSFGPEGQTALHQSVIDGNLELVKLLVKFGADIRLANRDGWSALHIAAFGGHQDIVLYLITKAKYAASGR, from the coding sequence ATGAGCCAGGCGGAGCTGTCCACCTGCTCGGCGCCACAGACGCAGCGCATCTTCCAGGAAGCGGTGCGCAAGGGCAACACGCAGGAGCTGCAGTCACTGCTGCAGAACATGACCAACTGCGAATTCAACGTGAACTCGTTCGGTCCCGAAGGCCAGACGGCGCTGCACCAGTCGGTCATCGACGGCAACCTGGAGCTGGTGAAGCTGCTGGTCAAGTTCGGCGCCGACATACGCCTGGCCAACCGCGACGGCTGGAGCGCGCTGCACATCGCCGCCTTTGGCGGCCACCAGGACATCGTGCTTTATCTCATCACTAAGGCCAAGTATGCGGCCAGCGGCCGGTGA